In Candidatus Schekmanbacteria bacterium, the DNA window AGCAATATACAAAACTAAGGATATTGATTTTGAAGTAATTGTTGTAGATGACATATCTACAGACAATACTCTTGAAATTGTAAGAAAATATCCCTGCAAAGTAATCGAGCTGAAAGAGAAGAGCGGACCTTCTGTAGGAAGAAATGTAGGTGCTGAAAACGCAAAGAGCGATATCATAATGTTTGTTGATTCTGATGCTGTTGTCCTTGAAGGCGGTATAGAAAGAATAGTGGAAGGTTTCAGAAAAAACCCTGAAGTTGCCTGTATCAGCGGTGTTTTCGAAAAAAATCCCAATAACCTTGGATGGTTTTCAAGATATAGGGACAGACAGGTTGTTTATTGGCATTATTCTGCTTGTGATGAAGTGTCAGTATTTGTTTTGACGGCAGGTGCAATCCGAAAGGATATTTTTTTCGAGGTGGGAGGCTTTGAAAGAAAATTTGGAGTTGCCGCGGATATAGAGGACTTTGAGATAGGACACCGCATTGTTGAGAAGGGATACAAGATGATTGTCGATAAAAATGTGAGGTTTTACCATTTTGAGCATTCTTCACGCTTTT includes these proteins:
- a CDS encoding glycosyltransferase → MPDISIVIPTYNASFSIGKCLEAIYKTKDIDFEVIVVDDISTDNTLEIVRKYPCKVIELKEKSGPSVGRNVGAENAKSDIIMFVDSDAVVLEGGIERIVEGFRKNPEVACISGVFEKNPNNLGWFSRYRDRQVVYWHYSACDEVSVFVLTAGAIRKDIFFEVGGFERKFGVAADIEDFEIGHRIVEKGYKMIVDKNVRFYHFEHSSRFWMLVKKLFKRTRLWMHLFWKSKKFEKNYATPSRSIAAVFAGLSLICLLLSPLLKVTGILFFVFFLIFILLDVGFYQYLFKDGGLMFMLFCIAVHYFFTLVICSGAAVGLIQAFLGIEAQK